In Pedobacter heparinus DSM 2366, the following are encoded in one genomic region:
- a CDS encoding DUF6266 family protein → MARYKNGINGPFSGKIGNAVGVNYRGIDYMRSLPEFTQKQPTVKQLNQRVLLAMVSSWLAPLKALIWIGYQVFTGSKTPMNGCVSFHLKEAVTGNSAADYAINFAKAVFSRGELLISLINQVLVLIDGILRIEWDNALPSAFNRDDDKVNVVIYNPAKQKFVTFKDVAQRGDKQVDLQLPANFTGDSLHVCTM, encoded by the coding sequence ATGGCTAGGTATAAAAATGGAATAAACGGGCCATTTAGTGGCAAAATAGGTAATGCGGTAGGAGTAAATTACCGCGGTATTGATTACATGCGCAGTTTACCAGAGTTTACGCAAAAACAGCCAACAGTAAAACAACTGAATCAGCGTGTTCTGCTGGCTATGGTAAGTAGCTGGCTGGCACCTTTAAAAGCGCTGATATGGATTGGCTATCAGGTTTTTACCGGCAGTAAAACACCAATGAACGGCTGTGTGTCCTTTCATTTAAAAGAGGCGGTTACAGGTAATTCGGCCGCCGATTATGCCATCAACTTTGCAAAGGCCGTGTTTAGCCGCGGAGAGTTATTGATCTCTTTAATTAATCAGGTATTGGTGTTAATTGATGGGATACTGCGCATTGAATGGGACAATGCCTTGCCCTCGGCTTTTAACAGGGATGACGATAAGGTTAATGTGGTTATTTACAATCCGGCAAAGCAGAAGTTTGTAACCTTTAAGGATGTGGCACAAAGAGGGGATAAGCAGGTGGATTTACAGCTGCCGGCAAACTTTACCGGGGATAGCCTGCATGTATGCACTATGTAA
- a CDS encoding Crp/Fnr family transcriptional regulator — protein MKKLSKLTDQMIILWKQCVIDYLERLYGKPLKELAEALLMPGALTPRYRRKGYILQYQDMPVFEAHYLKSGLVKLYSIDAQSGAEKIFYIWEPDSVIVMYEEFRENLPSGDYFIELITDCELVSITNMCMEGIYEQHPAAHDLTHKITSQQKRRNWQQMNILLTPAKSNRFAMFEQRFPGLRGKLSNDEICSFIGIGVATLTNSKNE, from the coding sequence ATGAAAAAACTATCTAAATTAACCGATCAAATGATCATACTGTGGAAACAATGTGTAATTGATTACCTGGAAAGGCTGTACGGAAAACCACTAAAGGAACTGGCCGAAGCTTTGCTGATGCCGGGGGCTTTAACACCCCGTTACAGGCGTAAGGGCTATATTTTGCAGTACCAGGATATGCCGGTGTTTGAAGCGCATTACCTGAAAAGTGGCCTGGTCAAACTGTACAGCATTGATGCGCAAAGTGGTGCCGAGAAGATCTTTTACATTTGGGAGCCCGACAGCGTTATTGTGATGTATGAAGAGTTTAGGGAAAACCTGCCCAGTGGTGATTATTTCATAGAACTGATAACCGATTGCGAGCTGGTTAGCATTACCAATATGTGTATGGAGGGGATTTATGAGCAGCACCCTGCTGCGCACGACCTGACACATAAAATAACCAGTCAGCAGAAAAGGCGCAACTGGCAGCAAATGAATATTTTACTTACTCCAGCTAAAAGCAACCGGTTTGCGATGTTTGAACAACGGTTTCCGGGTTTAAGGGGAAAGCTGTCGAATGATGAGATTTGCAGCTTTATAGGGATAGGTGTGGCTACACTTACCAATTCGAAAAACGAGTAG
- a CDS encoding MauE/DoxX family redox-associated membrane protein, translated as MIKRLNKRFWFLLAIDAIRYLFILLFLYAAFSKVWDFQKFKVQLGQSPILSDFTLLVALLVPAVEILIAVGLAFRKTLLPALWASYGLMIMFSLYIIVILKFSDRPVCHCGGVLEQMQWSEHLWFNAGFVGLGVLGLWLGFYHRFRDAGTLTRHLEPQGEISCLGIVQEIPRRCASLGMTGCVKDDRFRHDDEAV; from the coding sequence ATGATAAAAAGATTGAATAAAAGATTTTGGTTTCTGCTGGCGATTGATGCGATCAGATACTTGTTTATCCTGCTGTTTTTATATGCAGCGTTTAGCAAAGTTTGGGACTTTCAGAAGTTTAAGGTGCAGCTGGGGCAGTCGCCAATATTATCAGATTTTACTTTGCTGGTTGCACTGCTTGTGCCTGCGGTTGAAATTTTGATTGCTGTTGGTTTGGCTTTTAGAAAGACTTTGCTACCGGCCCTTTGGGCCAGCTATGGCTTGATGATCATGTTTAGCTTGTACATCATAGTGATTTTGAAGTTCAGTGACAGGCCGGTTTGCCATTGTGGTGGTGTTTTGGAGCAGATGCAATGGTCGGAGCATTTGTGGTTTAATGCAGGATTTGTGGGGTTGGGGGTATTAGGGTTGTGGTTGGGGTTTTACCACCGGTTTCGTGATGCTGGTACGCTAACCCGTCATCTCGAACCGCAGGGAGAGATCTCTTGTTTAGGCATAGTTCAAGAGATCCCTCGTCGCTGCGCTTCCCTAGGGATGACGGGGTGCGTTAAAGACGACCGCTTTAGGCATGATGACGAAGCGGTTTAA
- a CDS encoding protein-disulfide reductase DsbD domain-containing protein has protein sequence MKKALILLCCFFMVMAADAQGRKARWNFSAKKIKPGFYELHFTAEVEDGWNIYSQFTPKGGPLPTSITFSPNDNVLLGGKAKEVGFKRVKHEEVFGVDVHYFAEKVDFVQVMKLKVVKPDLVKGKINFMTCDKHQCITDEVEFNIPLK, from the coding sequence ATGAAAAAGGCACTGATTTTACTATGCTGCTTTTTTATGGTAATGGCAGCAGATGCACAGGGCAGGAAAGCCCGCTGGAACTTTTCAGCCAAGAAAATAAAGCCGGGCTTCTATGAGCTGCATTTTACTGCTGAGGTTGAAGATGGCTGGAATATTTACAGCCAGTTTACACCGAAAGGTGGGCCATTGCCAACTTCCATCACCTTTAGCCCTAATGACAATGTATTGCTAGGTGGCAAGGCTAAAGAAGTAGGTTTCAAGCGGGTAAAGCATGAAGAAGTGTTTGGGGTAGATGTGCACTACTTTGCTGAAAAGGTAGATTTTGTACAGGTGATGAAGTTGAAGGTGGTAAAGCCGGATCTAGTAAAAGGTAAGATCAACTTCATGACCTGCGATAAGCATCAATGTATAACCGATGAAGTGGAATTTAATATTCCACTTAAATAA
- a CDS encoding TlpA family protein disulfide reductase, translating to MINRNVVFAFFFLGSLLCSFFSYGQQNGLNINLKLKGLSSLNYAVLYKYNGNIADSIAKQKMINGTTVIHASVQIEPGFYFLKVGNLKETLPLFIGAGKVDVTGEASLWPKVQVTGAVDHKDYQDYHLLTDSLESAGQALFKVCTALQDSKDTTAQSALQNKIMSNITSYEKKQLDFVSSHLDSYYSPVVINNAKWDWTRKRAAYDRLTPSIKASKYGVFLAENIAKWKKASGLLEIGDTVPEFIAKTANNADLSLQKEIADNKLTLIDFWASWCVPCRQENPNLVKTFQENKSKGFDIIGISLDEKSAEWKAAISKDGLVWRQVSDLKGWASPIAKLYFAGMPFNYIPQNFLVDGKGKILARNLRGDQLSKKVDELLKGNSL from the coding sequence ATGATCAATCGTAACGTAGTCTTCGCATTTTTTTTCCTTGGCAGCCTTTTGTGTTCTTTTTTCTCTTACGGACAACAAAACGGACTGAATATAAATCTTAAGCTAAAGGGCTTAAGTTCGTTAAATTATGCTGTATTGTACAAATATAATGGAAACATAGCGGATTCCATCGCAAAACAAAAAATGATAAATGGTACTACAGTAATCCATGCATCTGTACAGATTGAACCGGGATTTTATTTTCTTAAAGTAGGTAATTTAAAGGAGACTTTGCCTTTGTTTATAGGAGCAGGAAAAGTCGATGTAACGGGTGAGGCGTCCTTGTGGCCAAAAGTACAGGTAACTGGCGCAGTGGACCACAAGGATTACCAGGATTATCATTTATTGACAGATTCTTTGGAAAGTGCTGGGCAGGCATTGTTTAAGGTCTGTACAGCTCTTCAGGATTCAAAAGATACAACCGCCCAGTCTGCTTTGCAGAATAAGATAATGAGTAACATCACGTCGTATGAGAAAAAACAGTTGGACTTTGTAAGCAGCCACCTCGATTCTTACTACAGCCCAGTAGTGATTAATAATGCTAAATGGGATTGGACAAGGAAGAGAGCTGCTTACGATAGGTTGACCCCATCAATTAAAGCCAGCAAATACGGGGTTTTCCTTGCTGAAAACATTGCCAAATGGAAAAAGGCTTCTGGCTTACTGGAGATAGGTGATACTGTTCCTGAGTTCATTGCCAAAACTGCCAACAATGCTGATCTCTCTTTACAAAAAGAAATAGCTGATAACAAGCTTACTTTAATTGACTTCTGGGCCAGCTGGTGTGTGCCTTGCCGGCAGGAAAACCCTAACCTCGTCAAGACCTTTCAGGAAAACAAATCTAAAGGTTTTGACATCATAGGGATATCACTGGATGAAAAGTCAGCAGAATGGAAAGCGGCCATTTCGAAAGATGGGCTGGTATGGCGGCAGGTTTCAGATTTAAAGGGCTGGGCATCGCCTATTGCCAAGCTTTATTTTGCGGGAATGCCTTTTAATTATATCCCCCAGAATTTTCTGGTAGATGGGAAAGGAAAGATTCTTGCCAGGAACCTACGTGGCGATCAGTTGAGCAAAAAGGTTGATGAACTATTAAAAGGGAACAGCTTATGA
- a CDS encoding DUF6266 family protein has translation MGKYKKGILGPFRGKVGTTVGSSWNGIFYLKSLPDFGDYVPSTAQLNVQAKMAFVTGFLKPLKPLLNIGYKLFNKGITPMNKATSYHLKNAVTGSSTLNYAIDYTKVMISEGNLPVADDPEVNVTVANQLNFSWVDDSDPESTNDTDMLTVLAINPTKGNYTKKVNAVPRSAQAYVLPVPGYSGDEVQVYLFFVSADGKQVSDSVYVGEFIVL, from the coding sequence ATGGGCAAGTACAAAAAGGGCATCCTCGGCCCCTTCAGAGGAAAGGTTGGCACGACCGTAGGATCTAGCTGGAACGGAATTTTTTACCTGAAAAGTTTACCAGATTTTGGGGACTATGTGCCCAGCACAGCACAGTTAAATGTGCAGGCCAAAATGGCCTTTGTAACCGGCTTTTTGAAGCCACTTAAACCACTGCTGAACATAGGTTATAAGCTGTTTAACAAGGGCATTACGCCTATGAACAAGGCAACTTCTTATCACCTGAAGAATGCGGTTACGGGTAGCAGTACCCTGAACTATGCCATTGATTATACCAAGGTAATGATCAGTGAAGGCAATTTGCCTGTAGCCGATGATCCTGAGGTGAACGTTACAGTTGCCAACCAGCTGAACTTTAGCTGGGTTGACGATTCGGACCCGGAGAGTACCAACGATACGGATATGCTTACTGTACTGGCGATTAACCCCACAAAAGGGAATTATACCAAAAAGGTTAATGCTGTACCAAGATCGGCCCAAGCTTATGTGCTTCCGGTACCAGGGTATAGTGGTGATGAGGTGCAGGTGTATCTGTTTTTTGTAAGTGCTGATGGTAAGCAAGTGAGTGATAGTGTGTATGTAGGGGAGTTTATAGTGCTTTAA